The following coding sequences are from one Paenibacillus stellifer window:
- a CDS encoding carbohydrate ABC transporter permease — translation MHYKSRADKWFNAFNYLLLSIVCLCMIFPLLYIFSVSFSTMQDFVQKDIILWPSKWDLGAYRYIFSTETFGRAMLVSACLTVVITCVNLLMTSTMAFATTFRFTGSKLILRMIVFTLLFSPGLIPSYLMVRNLGLINSYWSLILPGMISTFNLIVIRQFFQGLPKEIFEAANIDGANELQIFRKIALPLSKPALAAFALFYAVDAWNAYFNVILYMNDTTKWTIQVVLRQIVIVAPPDNNLLSSLLREPPPAQTVQMAAVLIATLPILIIYPFLQKHFAKGVMLGSVKG, via the coding sequence ATGCATTATAAATCCAGAGCCGACAAATGGTTCAACGCCTTCAACTATCTTTTGCTAAGTATCGTATGCCTGTGTATGATCTTTCCGCTGCTGTACATTTTCTCGGTATCCTTCTCGACCATGCAGGACTTTGTGCAAAAGGATATTATTCTGTGGCCCTCCAAATGGGATCTTGGCGCATACCGCTACATCTTCAGCACCGAAACATTCGGACGGGCCATGCTCGTCAGTGCCTGTCTCACCGTTGTCATCACCTGTGTCAATCTGCTCATGACGAGCACAATGGCTTTTGCCACAACCTTCCGGTTCACCGGCTCCAAGCTGATTCTCCGTATGATCGTGTTCACGCTATTGTTCTCTCCTGGCTTGATTCCCAGCTATTTGATGGTACGCAATCTCGGGTTAATCAATTCCTACTGGTCACTGATACTTCCCGGTATGATCAGCACCTTCAACCTCATCGTCATCCGGCAATTTTTCCAGGGTCTGCCCAAGGAGATTTTCGAAGCGGCGAATATTGACGGAGCCAATGAACTGCAAATTTTCCGCAAAATCGCCCTGCCGCTGTCCAAACCGGCCCTTGCCGCCTTCGCCCTGTTCTATGCGGTGGATGCCTGGAACGCGTACTTCAACGTCATCCTGTACATGAATGACACCACCAAATGGACGATCCAGGTCGTCCTTCGCCAGATCGTCATCGTCGCACCGCCGGACAACAATTTGTTATCCAGCTTGCTGCGGGAACCGCCTCCAGCGCAGACCGTTCAAATGGCAGCTGTTCTGATAGCTACACTTCCGATTCTCATCATCTATCCGTTTCTGCAGAAGCATTTTGCCAAAGGGGTGATGCTCGGCTCAGTGAAAGGATAA
- a CDS encoding ABC transporter permease translates to MTGSKPYEESSYVPRTWRSKLWRERYIFLLLLPGLIYFLVFKIIPVFGNIIAFQEFNPFKGIWASDWVGLDNFKRIFEDTEVLKVLRNTLYISFTQIVFVFPAPIFLAIMLNEVANSKVKRIIQSVVYLPHFFSWVVIISIATIFLKPEGIINQILESLGYNWVSFMTNPHMFVPIVIIELIWKETGWSTIIFLAALASLNNELLEAAIVDGAGRWKRIWSIILPSISGTIVILLILRLGSVLDSGFEQIFLMLNPFNKEIGNVLDTFVYEKGIKQSDFSFSTAVGLFKGVVGLVLVLGANKIAKRFGHDGLF, encoded by the coding sequence ATGACCGGATCCAAACCGTATGAAGAATCGAGTTATGTTCCCCGGACATGGCGCAGCAAGCTTTGGAGAGAGCGGTATATTTTCCTGCTGCTCCTCCCCGGTCTCATCTATTTCCTGGTCTTCAAGATCATCCCCGTCTTCGGAAATATTATCGCGTTCCAGGAATTCAATCCTTTTAAGGGAATATGGGCGAGCGATTGGGTGGGGCTGGACAATTTCAAGCGCATATTCGAAGACACGGAAGTGCTGAAAGTGCTGCGCAATACGCTATACATCTCTTTTACGCAAATTGTATTCGTCTTTCCCGCTCCGATCTTCCTGGCTATCATGCTCAATGAGGTTGCCAACAGCAAAGTCAAACGCATTATTCAGTCCGTTGTGTATCTGCCCCACTTCTTCTCCTGGGTCGTCATCATCAGCATCGCCACTATCTTTCTGAAGCCGGAAGGCATCATCAATCAGATCCTGGAAAGCCTCGGCTATAATTGGGTCTCGTTCATGACTAACCCGCATATGTTCGTTCCCATCGTCATTATTGAGCTGATCTGGAAGGAGACCGGCTGGTCCACCATCATCTTCCTGGCAGCGCTGGCTTCCCTGAATAATGAGCTTCTGGAAGCGGCGATTGTCGATGGAGCCGGACGCTGGAAACGAATCTGGAGCATCATCCTGCCTTCCATCAGCGGCACCATTGTTATTCTGCTGATCCTGCGGCTCGGCTCCGTGCTGGATTCAGGCTTCGAGCAAATCTTCCTCATGCTGAACCCGTTCAATAAGGAAATAGGCAACGTGCTGGACACCTTCGTCTATGAAAAAGGGATCAAGCAAAGCGATTTCAGCTTCAGTACGGCGGTAGGCCTGTTCAAAGGGGTTGTCGGTCTTGTGCTGGTCCTGGGCGCCAATAAAATCGCCAAAAGATTCGGCCATGACGGATTATTCTAA
- a CDS encoding dihydrodipicolinate synthase family protein — MKGNIPVIPTPFTNGKIDYSGFDNLIDYTSEYLEGYVIGGSTGESPALSAAERIEIAQYFAKAVPDKHVVIGLGHTNLQEAAGIGKAAADAGIRSALVPSPYYFPNSLEMVKEYVGSLAEQTGLQIIFYDNPVTTNTFYTAQQLIELAAAVPAIKAIKMTDHNMGKIRALKKDGGLAVFGGDDIICYRAIEAGVDGNMIIAPIIYPKEFKEGWDLYQEGRREESFAVFARTILPFIHMFGPGDEIPTTKALYHHLGLFKSAETRLPLLPSDEQRVRETLLGYQYGRKG; from the coding sequence ATGAAAGGGAATATTCCGGTTATACCGACACCGTTCACCAATGGGAAGATTGATTATTCCGGATTTGACAATCTGATCGACTATACGTCCGAGTATTTGGAAGGTTATGTGATCGGAGGGAGTACAGGAGAATCGCCGGCATTATCTGCTGCGGAGCGGATTGAAATTGCTCAGTATTTCGCCAAGGCCGTACCGGACAAGCATGTTGTGATCGGTCTCGGACATACGAATTTGCAGGAAGCGGCCGGCATCGGCAAGGCGGCGGCGGATGCAGGAATCCGCTCGGCGCTTGTTCCGAGTCCCTACTATTTCCCGAACTCGCTGGAGATGGTCAAGGAGTATGTGGGAAGCCTGGCGGAACAGACCGGCTTGCAGATTATTTTCTACGACAACCCGGTAACGACCAACACCTTCTACACGGCCCAGCAGCTGATCGAGCTGGCGGCAGCCGTCCCGGCTATCAAGGCGATCAAGATGACCGATCACAACATGGGCAAGATTCGCGCGCTGAAGAAGGATGGCGGATTGGCGGTATTCGGCGGAGACGATATTATTTGTTACCGCGCTATTGAGGCGGGAGTGGACGGGAACATGATCATTGCCCCGATTATTTACCCGAAGGAATTCAAGGAAGGCTGGGATCTGTACCAGGAGGGAAGACGTGAGGAGAGCTTCGCGGTATTCGCAAGAACGATTCTCCCCTTCATTCATATGTTCGGCCCCGGAGATGAAATCCCGACGACCAAAGCCTTGTACCATCATCTGGGCTTGTTCAAAAGCGCGGAAACCCGGCTGCCGCTGCTTCCTTCCGATGAACAGCGCGTGAGAGAGACTCTGCTGGGCTATCAGTATGGTCGGAAGGGATAG
- a CDS encoding extracellular solute-binding protein encodes MEKLNKTVLSSLTLIALLTTAACSSSNNGNTSPAGNNSASSAAPSDGSDKKYTISMMDMTYGKIPPSDGAGVKMINEKFNVDYKTTIVPYDGYLEKMSATIAGGDMPDILGIEEYVAAGSLQKWADQGAFLKLNDYIDKYPTLKMVPAEVWGAVTNKDGSIWGIPRYYPNTAAQNFAIRQDWLDKLGLKMPTSYDELAKVALAFTKDDPDGNGKDDTYGLVMSGGGYPNYAMGAYWDLNSWYHKDADGNFIPGYIGEGRKEAVKVFADLYKQGAITKGFGANTSFEQGQADFYNGKAGIYITGIRGLDENLANSLLSVNPNAKLSAIPPFVAPDGSQGFMAQKGYYRITVLNAKLAGDEGKIDRILSMIDYGRTFVPIDQQTPDNEIFDFRNGKNGVGYTYENGVATLSQPDQGLMPASYLPDAVMWAPSVLDNKYSELQTNPLYKPLVKELEQQYQDFEQYADPSNSGFSATLNSGKGTDAMNKVTDTQVKMIMGDTPLSDWDKMVDEFMKSGGSDIIKEMNDSLKGKELIGYKNMSK; translated from the coding sequence ATGGAAAAGCTTAACAAAACGGTTCTGAGTTCACTTACCCTGATTGCGTTATTGACAACAGCGGCATGTTCATCCTCAAATAATGGAAATACTTCCCCTGCCGGCAATAATTCCGCCTCTTCGGCAGCACCTTCTGACGGATCTGACAAGAAGTACACGATCTCGATGATGGATATGACCTATGGCAAAATCCCCCCGAGTGACGGGGCCGGCGTCAAGATGATCAATGAGAAATTTAATGTCGATTACAAGACGACCATCGTGCCTTATGACGGCTACCTGGAGAAGATGTCCGCCACCATAGCCGGGGGCGATATGCCGGATATTCTAGGAATCGAGGAATATGTAGCAGCCGGGTCCCTCCAGAAGTGGGCTGACCAGGGCGCCTTCCTGAAGCTGAATGATTATATCGACAAATACCCGACTCTCAAAATGGTACCCGCCGAAGTCTGGGGGGCTGTGACGAACAAGGATGGCTCGATCTGGGGGATTCCCCGCTACTATCCGAATACGGCTGCCCAGAACTTTGCAATCCGCCAGGACTGGCTCGATAAGCTCGGACTCAAGATGCCGACGAGCTACGACGAATTGGCAAAAGTTGCGCTGGCCTTCACCAAAGACGATCCCGACGGAAACGGCAAAGACGATACTTACGGCCTCGTGATGAGCGGTGGAGGCTATCCGAACTATGCGATGGGCGCCTATTGGGACTTGAACTCCTGGTACCATAAGGATGCGGACGGCAACTTTATCCCAGGTTATATCGGTGAAGGCCGCAAGGAAGCCGTTAAAGTATTCGCCGATTTGTACAAGCAAGGGGCGATTACGAAGGGCTTCGGTGCCAATACGAGCTTCGAGCAAGGCCAGGCCGACTTCTATAATGGCAAGGCAGGCATCTATATTACCGGCATCCGCGGTCTGGATGAGAATCTGGCGAACTCCCTGCTGTCGGTCAACCCGAATGCCAAGCTCTCCGCCATTCCGCCGTTCGTTGCACCGGACGGCTCCCAGGGCTTTATGGCCCAGAAGGGATACTACCGGATCACCGTACTTAACGCCAAGCTGGCCGGTGACGAAGGCAAGATCGACCGCATTCTCTCCATGATCGACTACGGGCGCACCTTTGTTCCGATTGATCAGCAGACACCGGATAATGAAATTTTTGATTTCCGTAACGGCAAGAACGGTGTTGGCTACACCTACGAGAACGGAGTTGCCACCCTCTCCCAGCCGGATCAAGGGCTGATGCCTGCCAGCTATCTTCCAGATGCTGTGATGTGGGCTCCAAGCGTACTTGACAACAAATATTCCGAGCTCCAGACTAATCCACTCTACAAACCGCTTGTCAAAGAGCTTGAACAGCAATATCAGGATTTCGAGCAATATGCTGACCCTAGCAATTCCGGCTTCTCCGCAACACTGAATAGCGGTAAGGGCACGGATGCAATGAATAAAGTGACCGATACGCAAGTGAAAATGATCATGGGCGATACCCCTCTCTCCGATTGGGACAAGATGGTGGATGAATTCATGAAGAGCGGCGGGTCCGACATTATCAAAGAAATGAATGACAGCCTGAAAGGCAAGGAATTGATCGGCTATAAGAACATGAGCAAGTAA
- a CDS encoding extracellular solute-binding protein produces MNNKEFRYIEMAGILRMEILSGFLKPGQFLLPEKELCQLYNISRNSLRQALELLTNEGLLIKMVGRGTMVAKDLDITKHESNVINIICPYDSSYVRKALPILIEMFKEQYPHVEFREFKTELRNEKLLKDLSGFGIRADLVIISDHDMQHLPLEEFLALEDIIPEQEVNNDQLVNVFRHEGRQYAVPLTYSPVFLACNPRLFSDNGLEMPTKDWSWEQFAEAARIMTRDANGDGQSDIYGLGLSSSLYRWPVLARKYGCSLQQESSGTLNIDGLGEFLRYIQTMIYKDGSSPAAAINDWELLAQLFDEGHLGMFLTTTLTTGMHNGDFPVTVIPIPMSPEAHKGNLTIANGMMIPQTSGNPKLAKLFAEFSMRMDYQMRMASEAKFLSVYPQVNKVVWTELELGALGLSQDNPEHLYFMHEFLPNSAAEILHSEMIKFWAGFDAPDELAHRLQGLFAPSEPPHIEAAE; encoded by the coding sequence TTGAATAACAAAGAATTTCGATATATTGAAATGGCAGGGATTTTGAGGATGGAGATCCTGTCCGGCTTCCTGAAGCCCGGCCAGTTTCTGCTTCCCGAGAAAGAACTGTGCCAGCTCTACAACATCAGCCGAAACTCCCTGCGCCAGGCACTGGAGCTGCTTACCAATGAGGGCCTTCTGATCAAGATGGTCGGCCGGGGGACTATGGTTGCCAAGGATCTGGACATCACCAAACATGAGTCCAACGTGATTAACATCATTTGCCCCTACGATTCCTCCTATGTCAGAAAAGCACTTCCCATATTGATAGAAATGTTCAAGGAGCAGTATCCGCATGTGGAGTTCAGAGAGTTCAAGACGGAATTGCGCAACGAGAAGCTGCTGAAGGATCTGTCGGGCTTCGGCATCAGGGCGGACCTGGTTATCATCAGCGATCATGATATGCAGCATCTGCCGCTGGAGGAGTTCCTTGCGCTTGAGGATATCATTCCGGAACAGGAAGTGAACAATGATCAGCTGGTTAATGTGTTCCGCCATGAGGGCCGGCAGTACGCCGTTCCTCTCACCTACTCCCCGGTATTTTTGGCCTGTAATCCCCGGCTGTTCAGCGATAACGGTCTGGAAATGCCGACAAAGGACTGGAGCTGGGAGCAGTTCGCGGAAGCGGCCCGAATCATGACGAGAGATGCTAACGGAGACGGGCAAAGCGATATTTATGGCCTGGGGCTGTCCTCCTCCCTGTACCGCTGGCCCGTGCTCGCCAGAAAGTACGGCTGCTCTCTGCAGCAGGAGTCTTCGGGCACATTGAATATTGACGGACTCGGCGAGTTCCTCCGTTACATCCAGACCATGATTTATAAAGACGGAAGCAGTCCGGCCGCAGCGATCAATGATTGGGAGCTGCTGGCCCAACTGTTCGACGAAGGCCATCTTGGCATGTTCCTGACGACAACGCTGACCACCGGCATGCATAACGGGGACTTCCCGGTTACGGTCATTCCGATTCCCATGAGCCCGGAAGCCCATAAAGGGAATCTCACGATTGCGAACGGGATGATGATTCCGCAGACGAGCGGCAATCCGAAACTGGCCAAGCTGTTCGCCGAGTTCTCGATGCGGATGGATTATCAGATGCGAATGGCCAGCGAAGCCAAGTTTCTGTCTGTCTACCCCCAGGTCAACAAAGTAGTGTGGACAGAGCTTGAGCTTGGAGCGCTCGGGCTATCCCAGGACAATCCGGAGCATCTGTACTTCATGCATGAATTCCTTCCGAATTCGGCAGCCGAGATTTTGCATAGTGAAATGATTAAATTCTGGGCGGGTTTTGATGCCCCCGATGAGCTCGCCCATAGACTGCAAGGCTTGTTCGCCCCCTCCGAACCCCCTCATATCGAAGCCGCTGAGTAA